A part of Drosophila ananassae strain 14024-0371.13 chromosome 2R, ASM1763931v2, whole genome shotgun sequence genomic DNA contains:
- the LOC6506968 gene encoding titin isoform X4 codes for MMNSRRSASVGALPAEKRHFVSRQESASGASLDVRCACQYFQCESLLPERVNPVDSRPGSRLSQHAEEQFPQGFLNPRDDLSAHSFEVVSHADVAPSVDLSFMERYPELEQTAKSRGLVVRSISDATDPEPYSSTHQIGGVGGSFMAGRRRQLSMGGLSSGSMGRFPDTASMRSGTSLRRISAGNSKVDLYCADINIPTSSGTVGAGGRRSASASRRASNADLFQASILQPGSMQLPQLNLIPATASPEMMNLPPQFPSHQASPAPSQDFRIAKPPLSPDYMRPSDDNKENLYSGEVLPQNRPIDVSRFGGDAVRPSFLLESDFQQMPEPNPYQSTVTTIDPLAETVAELEQIAQEHNIVSIRDNIQAETRKPPSIGGDISAAPLRVDELTKIEIIHDVPVVDIDELVREEEAKAAEHRSRSPRPAPRRPKSPPVMATLQLPSSRPTSPSPAEQASSVIQPQPLKRQHTPERHLSPERAAKWSPQQEVIATHPSPAVLNLEDASPEVKSSYTARFKSMFGSKESRQKSPSPTPQRSRTPSPKLERHEKSPSPVKFLSVFSKGNAMSVVNTTTAAIKGKEAEPLAVRVTETFSLKVDDMDQYSSRPAKPAAPPPHAQTLYSSREDFAASERAPSVDISEAFAPVVVSALPRGVGSVGGGGGSMTGTISTGVPSFIAGNRNLYSSEIDVPDPGWRQAGDSVSRDAGWRQSGDSASRDISLGGSRPLISVPIQISGSGSNSHIYRPLHQRAPSEQRGGFGIQRKSSFREPRTQSHDRTTSSRLGQSQEQLFGSSRMTKTVSFHFDERKSRLAEFESNSPLTPKQIEHRDFLERTYFSRDHEYEPVGSSPAPSPPVEPMDIDSALSSGGTTPRTESRTDYEIHTSQVDSSALEELPLQPENRRKGFMASAQDRTRKMQDGIRQQAGKLRTRLQTKPKPKPVSGSPKVKAKERRRFKAPEFSKIKMPEIKRPDMSKLKDIKRPEFTKFSKPDMSKFKLPEKFSTLKLRRSKSFKENEGELPVEESPEGTGTPASPSQAAQPAAPKKKFEFNFGTYPRAFRKKKEEPAPPVMESSLGTEGLSLSVIPSTETQPSQTSTSSPQGDRGPGPVRSRWADKFSDVSYNDSEGSRYRRYGSELESYDRESSLERRMKEDLEGTEDTASEPQPQPEMGILGGVADSKQFAEFDEENRAIHEISSKRSREFKRRPMVHQDSDLRSEDSRDAEGWTEKDIQKNKLLRKAELEAEAGFYKFHDLQDAQSTASSGKKVVMETIDDDEFFLRKRGISEDNIQLRQYISEAIREGYDMPNALKHVGYSAEQVPAEYGDYDVPPAKPRRLHRNYQPDFDSQEFDDLSMSQNGSDFVPKRPLRKARSRSKYSIEGSQELPIADGGSSIQYFEDDEEYLRPPPRETEQALNNLDLEVERKQQLAEEQDLEPPLPRPQAPRRQKKRTRDDVSVDKDADSFINGFGGRSVSNTFLQPQEDVIVYRTEHEYRHVPLATPDTFTDGTSARTQRSEDERTSRGADSFILDTKTKSEEDNEDGVQRSKSDERFVIEMLESDGYAVVRKELPKPTPPARRKKFSRLPGERFATLPSIRGSRGSPPPARPPPPEKYVPTQDSPALSLDEIPAMIKSNYEKEHKQLPQEEEDDYEEPGRSNLQSGEVINKMKFRPLPPPPRPPREKRSGRAGSQTLESYEDSEHIASSSQADSYDQGEFEVEVSTQTDPLPDDFVCEEFEITEDMKIIEPRVGGAGKTLEDMLRSVEASQAQDEVDGPKVLSEDEQLAKGLQRFRDANQRSMSERSRASSQADRSKSLSRPQTPSSAVIIERRVPTPSLEQDDPATVQASLIVRPISAADLEDEELRREEEELRREGLLSDSSVQSKSDVEEELEHGDVGLRDYAASSADLDAAVEQLQQAQLESDYDSRLEDDEVERTLRDSEYEEEKYSDREKYSEQEELDEEEQITELEKQLREQELEEALEKELQEAMEKELSDYRQKEKEQDQQHEQTFSEEEPVASEIDYHPSEEEPVASEKDYRPSEEEPVASEKDYQPSEEEPAASKIDYRPSEDEQAVSEGEQPLSEKEYPISDTEPLQSEPEIPVEEAPIVKSTAIEPTEAEVELKFVATLPTEPAYEEELLEPEAAPLPPPRRRSTTALEAALATSLTIAEQSSRELTPVQSLQQSPPEPQLPSRLAELEVERLRVHALQAGQIQVSQLHGAQIKADELECKSGQLVVQNIELPPGFIDDIVERVQREQKPSLLTTETQTSRQPSSEPSEKEQPVKPPRHSKATEQQPHQQAPVASTSTSNLDEQTQTEAGLLPPAAYPSVEYLQSLAPLAFYNLQRSAEAEATSAADRKAPHKCRRRHVQEQHTEQESGSEIEDQVVERPRSRSRRSRTRSATQPPEEEYDEDQPKTVVQAGRQFISACSLELVNIINQLTHVVRGEAVEPQQQPRNISALMVLFILITFGVLVFLLTGRQVHTHHWDYFNPPGNEGRQT; via the exons ATGATGAACTCTCGGCGATCCGCTTCCGTGGGCGCTCTGCCGGCGGAGAAGCGACACTTTGTGTCCCGGCAGGAGAGTGCCAGTGGCGCCTCCCTGGATGTCCGCTGTGCCTGCCAGTACTTCCAGTGCGAGTCCCTTCTGCCGGAGCGTGTTAACCCCGTCGACTCGCGTCCTGGCTCTCGACTCAGTCAGCATGCCGAGGAGCAGTTCCCGCAGGGCTTCCTGAATCCCAGGGATGACCTCTCCGCTCACAGCTTCGAGGTGGTGAGCCACGCCGATGTGGCGCCTTCGGTGGACCTCAGTTTCATGGAGCGCTATCCGGAGCTGGAGCAAACGGCCAAATCCCGTGGCCTGGTGGTGCGCAGCATCTCCGACGCCACGGATCCGGAACCCTATTCCAGCACCCATCAGATAGGGGGTGTGGGAGGAAGTTTCATGGCCGGACGGAGGCGACAGCTCTCCATGGGTGGCCTCTCCTCGGGCAGCATGGGCCGCTTTCCGGACACCGCCTCCATGAGAAGCGGCACTTCTTTGCGTCGCATCTCCGCCGGAAACTCCAAGGTGGATCTGTACTGTGCAGACATCAATATACCAACTAGTTCAGGAACAGTCGGAGCAGGAGGACGACGCTCTGCCAGTGCAAGTCGAAGGGCCTCCAATGCGGACCTGTTCCAGGCCAGCATCCTGCAGCCGGGATCCATGCAGCTGCCTCAATTGAACTTGATACCCGCAACAGCTAGTCCGGAAATGATGAATCTTCCACCGCAGTTCCCCTCCCACCAGGCCTCTCCGGCTCCATCGCAAGACTTCCGGATTGCCAAGCCGCCTCTATCGCCGGACTATATGCGACCCAGTGATGACAACAAGGAGAATCTGTATTCGGGTGAGGTGCTGCCCCAGAATCGACCCATTGATGTCTCACGCTTCGGCGGTGATGCAGTGCGTCCTTCGTTTTTGTTGGAGTCCGATTTCCAACAGATGCCGGAGCCGAATCCCTACCAGTCCACCGTGACCACCATCGATCCTTTGGCGGAGACGGTAGCGGAACTGGAGCAGATAGCCCAGGAGCATAATATTGTGAGTATCAGGGATAATATACAGGCGGAGACCAGGAAGCCACCTTCCATTGGAGGCGATATCAGTGCGGCGCCACTGAGAGTGGATGAGCTGACAAAGATCGAGATCATCCATGATGTTCCCGTGGTGGATATAGACGAACTGGTCAGGGAGGAGGAGGCAAAGGCCGCAGAGCACCGCAGCCGGAGTCCGAGACCTGCACCTAGGCGACCCAAGTCCCCGCCAGTGATGGCCACCTTGCAACTGCCCTCCAGTCGCCCTACCAGTCCGTCACCAGCGGAGCAAGCTTCATCGGTCATCCAACCACAGCCCCTAAAGCGACAGCACACGCCCGAAAGACACCTCTCCCCAGAAAGAGCCGCGAAGTGGTCGCCTCAGCAGGAAGTCATAGCGACGCATCCATCACCGGCTGTGTTGAATCTGGAAGATGCCTCTCCAGAAGTGAAAAGCTCTTACACTGCACGCTTCAAGTCCATGTTTGGATCGAAAGAGTCCCGACAGAAGTCGCCCTCCCCCACACCCCAAAGATCGCGGACTCCCAGCCCAAAGCTGGAGCGGCACGAGAAGTCGCCCTCGCCCGTTAAGTTCCTATCGGTGTTCTCCAAGGGCAATGCAATGTCCGTGGTGAATACCACTACGGCTGCCATCAAAGGGAAGGAAGCGGAGCCCCTGGCTGTGAGAGTAACGGAGACGTTCTCCCTGAAAGTTGATGACATGGATCAGTACTCCAGCCGGCCAGCCAAGCCAGCAGCTCCTCCGCCGCATGCCCAGACTCTGTACAGCAGTCGTGAGGACTTTGCTGCCTCGGAAAGGGCTCCATCCGTGGACATAAGCGAGGCCTTTGCTCCCGTGGTGGTGTCCGCCCTGCCTCGGGGAGTGGGCAGCGTCGGAGGCGGAGGTGGCAGTATGACTGGAACCATAAGCACGGGGGTGCCCAGCTTCATAGCCGGGAATAGGAATCTCTATTCGAGCGAAATCGATGTGCCGGATCCAGGATGGCGCCAAGCCGGCGACTCAGTCAGCAGGGATGCAGGATGGCGGCAGAGCGGAGACTCTGCCAGCAGGGATATCTCCCTAGGAGGCAGTCGTCCACTGATCTCCGTGCCCATACAGATCTCCGGATCGGGAAGTAACAGTCACATATATCGACCACTTCACCAGCGAGCACCCTCAGAGCAGCGAGGAGGATTTGGCATTCAGAGGAAGTCCTCGTTCCGGGAGCCGCGAACCCAATCTCATGACCGAACGACCAGCTCCCGCTTGGGCCAATCCCAGGAGCAGCTCTTTGGCAGCTCCCGAATGACAAAGACGGTTAGTTTCCATTTTGACGAACGCAAATCGCGCCTCGCGGAATTCGAGTCCAACTCGCCCCTGACCCCCAAGCAAATAGAACACAGAGACTTCCTCGAAAGGACCTATTTCTCTCG TGATCATGAATACGAGCCCGTGGGCTCCTCGCCAGCGCCCAGCCCCCCAGTCGAACCCATGGACATCGACAGCGCCCTGAGTTCGGGTGGCACCACACCCCGCACCGAATCTCGCACCGACTACGAAATCCACACCAGCCAGGTGGACTCCAGCGCcctggaggagctgcccctGCAGCCGGAGAACCGTCGCAAAGGATTCATGGCCTCGGCCCAGGATCGCACCCGTAAGATGCAGGATGGCATCCGCCAGCAGGCCGGAAAACTGCGCACCCGGCTGCAAACGAAACCAAAACCCAAGCCCGTTTCCGGTAGTCCCAAGGTCAAGGCCAAGGAGAGGAGGCGCTTCAAGGCCCCTGAGTTCTCCAAGATCAAGATGCCCGAGATTAAGCGACCGGACATGTCCAAGTTGAAGGACATAAAGCGTCCGGAGTTCACAAAGTTCAGTAAGCCGGATATGTCCAAGTTCAAACTGCCGGAGAAGTTCTCCACCTTGAAATTGCGACGCAGCAAGAGTTTCAAGGAGAACGAGGGTGAACTCCCGGTGGAGGAATCACCCGAGGGCACCGGAACCCCTGCATCCCCTAGTCAGGCCGCCCAGCCGGCGGCCCCAAAGAAAAAGTTCGAATTCAACTTCGGCACCTATCCGAGGGCATTCAGGAAGAAGAAGGAGGAACCTGCTCCGCCGGTCATGGAATCTTCGCTGGGCACTGAAGGTCTAAGCCTCAGTGTGATTCCCAGCACGGAGACCCAGCCTTCTCAGACTTCCACCAGTTCGCCGCAGGGAGATCGTGGACCAGGACCAGTGAGATCCCGCTGGGCGGACAAGTTCTCCGACGTGAGCTACAACGATAGCGAGGGATCTCGCTATCGGCGATACGGAAGCGAGCTGGAATCCTATGACCGGGAGTCCTCGCTGGAGCGGCGCATGAAGGAAGACCTGGAGGGCACGGAGGACACGGCCAGtgagccccagccccagcccgaGATGGGTATCCTTGGAGGCGTGGCGGACAGCAAGCAGTTTGCCGAGTTCGATGAGGAGAACCGTGCCATCCACGAGATCTCCAGCAAGAGATCCCGGGAGTTCAAGCGGCGGCCCATGGTGCACCAGGATTCTGATCTGCGTTCCGAGGACAGCCGTGATGCGGAAGGATGGACAGAAAAGGACATCCAGAAGAATAAGCTTCTTCGGAAAGCCGAGCTGGAGGCAGAAGCTGGCTTCTACAAGTTCCACGACCTGCAGGATGCTCAATCTACGGCTAGTTCAGGCAAAAAGGTGGTCATGGAGACCATTGACGACGATGAGTTCTTCCTGCGCAAGCGCGGCATCTCCGAGGACAACATCCAGCTGCGGCAGTACATCAGCGAGGCCATCCGTGAGGGCTACGACATGCCCAATGCCCTCAAACACGTAGGATACTCTGCGGAGCAGGTTCCGGCGGAGTACGGGGACTACGACGTGCCCCCCGCCAAACCCCGCCGCTTGCACAGGAACTACCAGCCGGATTTCGATTCCCAGGAGTTTGATGACCTGTCCATGTCCCAGAATGGCAGCGACTTTGTGCCGAAGAGACCCCTGAGGAAGGCCAGGAGCCGCAGCAAGTACTCCATCGAAGGCAGCCAGGAGCTGCCGATAGCGGATGGAGGTAGTAGCATCCAGTACTTCGAAGACGATGAGGAGTACCTGCGACCACCGCCCCGGGAAACAGAGCAGGCCCTCAACAACCTCGACCTGGAAGTGGAACGAAAGCAGCAACTGGCGGAGGAGCAGGACCTGGAGCCACCGCTACCACGTCCACAGGCTCCCAGACGCCAGAAGAAACGCACAAGGGACGACGTTTCCGTGGACAAGGACGCAGACTCCTTCATCAATGGCTTCGGTGGCAGATCAGTATCGAATACCTTTTTGCAGCCACAGGAAGAT GTAATTGTTTATCGCACTGAGCACGAATATCGCCACGTACCGCTAGCCACGCCGGACACCTTCACGGACGGAACATCGGCCCGCACCCAGCGCTCCGAGGACGAGCGCACGTCTCGCGGTGCCGACTCCTTCATCCTGGACACGAAGACTAAGTCGGAGGAGGACAACGAGGATGGAGTGCAACGCTCAAAGAGTGACGAAAGGTTCGTCATCGAAATGCTGGAGAGTGACGG CTATGCGGTGGTGCGCAAGGAGCTGCCCAAACCGACTCCCCCGGCCCGCCGGAAGAAGTTCAGCCGGCTGCCGGGCGAGAGATTCGCCACGCTGCCGAGCATCCGCGGCTCTAGGGGATCACCGCCCCCAGCTCGTCCGCCGCCGCCGGAGAAGTACGTGCCCACACAGGACTCGCCCGCCTTAAGTCTGGACGAGATTCCCGCCATGATCAAGTCGAA CTACGAGAAGGAGCACAAGCAGCTGccgcaggaggaggaggatgacTACGAGGAGCCGGGTCGCAGTAATCTGCAATCGGGCGAGGTCATCAATAAGATGAAGTTCCGCCCGCTGCCGCCGCCACCGCGTCCCCCGAGGGAGAAACGGTCTGGCCGGGCCGGTAGCCAGACCCTGGAGAGCTACGAGGATAGCGAGCACATTGCCAGCTCCAGCCAGGCGGATAGCTACGACCAGGGGGAATTTGAGGTGGAGGTGTCTACCCAAACGGATCCGCTGCCGGATGACTTTGTGTGCGAGGAGTTCGAGATCACCGAGGACATGAAGATCATTGAGCCGCGTGTTGGAGGAGCTGGCAAGACCTTGGAGGACATGCTACGCAGCGTGGAAGCCTCCCAGGCACAGGACGAGGTGGATGGGCCGAAGGTTCTCTCGGAGGATGAACAGCTGGCCAAGGGCTTGCAGCGTTTCCGGGATGCCAACCAGCGCAGCATGTCCGAGCGCTCGAGAGCATCCTCTCAAGCTGATCGTTCCAAGTCGTTGAGTCGCCCGCAGACGCCTTCGTCGGCTGTGATCATTGAGCGGCGAGTGCCCACTCCCAGTCTGGAACAGGATGATCCGGCTACCGTTCAAGCATCCCTGATTGTTCGACCCATCAGTGCCGCCGATCTAGAGGATGAGGAACTGCGTcgggaggaggaggaactgCGCCGCGAAGGTCTACTCTCTGACAGCTCGGTCCAAAGCAAGTCCGATGTGGAGGAGGAGTTAGAGCATGGTGATGTGGGCTTGCGCGACTATGCGGCCAGCTCGGCGGATCTGGATGCGGCGGTGGAGCAACTGCAGCAGGCGCAGCTGGAGAGTGACTATGATAGCAGGTTGGAAGATGATGAGGTGGAACGCACACTCCGTGACAGTGAATACGAGGAGGAAAAGTATTCCGACCGTGAGAAGTACTCTGAACAGGAAGAGTTGGATGAGGAGGAGCAAATAACCGAGTTGGAGAAGCAGCTGAGAGAGCAGGAATTGGAAGAAGCTCTGGAAAAGGAGCTGCAGGAAGCCATGGAAAAGGAATTGTCCGATTACAGGCAAAAGGAAAAGGAGCAGGACCAGCAACACGAGCAGACCTTCTCGGAAGAGGAGCCAGTGGCTTCGGAAATAGACTATCACCCATCCGAAGAGGAGCCAGTGGCCTCGGAAAAGGACTATCGTCCATCCGAAGAGGAGCCAGTGGCCTCGGAAAAAGACTATCAACCCTCAGAAGAGGAGCCTGCGGCCTCCAAGATCGATTACCGGCCCTCCGAAGATGAGCAAGCAGTCTCAGAAGGAGAGCAACCGCTCTCCGAAAAGGAGTATCCCATTTCTGATACAGAGCCACTTCAATCGGAACCCGAAATCCCCGTAGAAGAAGCCCCCATTGTCAAATCCACCGCCATTGAACCCACCGAAGCCGAAGTCGAGCTCAAATTCGTGGCTACCTTACCCACTGAACCCGCCTATGAAGAAGAGTTACTGGAGCCCGAAGCTGCCCCACTGCCACCGCCACGCCGCCGATCCACCACCGCCCTGGAAGCCGCTCTAGCCACAAGTCTGACTATTGCCGAGCAGTCCAGCCGGGAGCTCACGCCTGTGCAATCTCTGCAGCAATCCCCGCCAGAACCACAATTGCCCAGCCGTCTGGCTGAACTGGAAGTGGAGCGTCTCAGAGTCCATGCCCTGCAGGCTGGTCAGATTCAAGTATCCCAGCTCCATGGCGCACAAATTAAAGCCGACGAACTGGAATGTAAGTCTGGACAGCTGGTGGTTCAAAACATCGAACTCCCGCCTGGATTCATTGATGACATTGTCGAGCGAGTGCAGCGAGAACAGAAACCTTCGCTGCTAACAACAGAAACCCAGACCAGCCGGCAGCCCAGCAGCGAACCGTCCGAGAAGGAACAGCCCGTGAAACCCCCGCGTCACAGCAAGGCAACAGAGCAGCAGCCACATCAGCAGGCACCGGTtgcctccacctccacctccaatCTCGACGAGCAGACGCAGACAGAGGCGGGCTTGCTGCCACCAGCGGCTTATCCTAGTGTGGAGTACCTCCAGTCCCTGGCCCCATTGGCTTTCTACAATCTGCAGCGCAGCGCCGAGGCGGAAGCCACATCGGCTGCGGATAGGAAGGCACCACACAAGTGCCGACGTCGCCATGTCCAGGAACAGCACACAGAGCAGGAATCCGGGTCCGAGATAGAAGATCAAGTGGTAGAACGACCACGCTCCAGGTCTCGCAGATCACGTACCAGGAGCGCCACTCAGCCGCCAGAGGAGGAGTACGATGAGGATcagcccaaaacggtggtccAAGCCGGTCGGCAGTTCATCTCCGCCTGCAGCCTGGAGCTGGTTAACATCATAAATCAACTGACCCATGTCGTCCGGGGAGAGGCCGTggagccgcagcagcagccgcgGAACATATCGGCCCTGATGGTGCTTTTCATTCTGATAACATTTGGGGTTCTGGTCTTCCTGCTAACCGGTCGACAGGTGCACACACATCATTGGGACTACTTTAATCCACCGGGGAACGAGGGTAGGCAGACGTGA